The Candidatus Omnitrophota bacterium genome segment TTAAGAATTTATCTACAAGGACACCGGTAGTGATATCGCCCTTGCCGATATCTTCTTTAAGCGCAGACTTTATTATGGGTAATACTCTCTCTTTATCCAGCCGCATGATACATATCTACCTTAATTCAAACGCTTCATCGCTCGCAGTTACAATAGGCATGCCCGTATTTTCATCATAGGTTTCCCACTTATCTACAACCATGTCATTGTCTGTATCGTAACCTCTTTTTACGACTTTGTTATCAACATCATATATATCCACACCGTCTATTTTGGCATCACCGTTCCTGTCGACCATTATCTGTTTTGTTGACATCTGTTCATGCTGCGGAACCGCGAAGGCTGATCCGGCTAAAATAACACACAATACCGCGGCTACCAATACGACAAACTTCTTCATGCTTCCTCCTTGTTTTTATTCTATATTCTTCAGGTTGTCTTTCAGTTTTTTGATCTGCAGTTCCAATTCCGTTTTTCTTGCCCTTTGTCTTTCAACGACTTCTTCCGGCGCCTTACCGGTAAAATTTTTATCTTTAAGGCGCGCGGATATCGATTTTATCTCGCAGGCTATCCTGTCCTCTTCTTTTTCAAGCCTCTGGGCCTCTTTATCGAAATCTATAAGGCCTTCCAGCGGAATATATATTTCGGATTTACCCACAATCGCCGCGGCGGAACTTTTCGGCTTCTGCACCCTGCCCACGGTAAGCTCCGAGAGCCTTGAAAGTCTTTTTATGAACTCTGTATTATCACATAAAAACTCATCTTCTTTCTTATCATGGATATTCACAAAAGCCTTCATTTCAAGCCTCGGCTCGATGTTCCATACGGACCTGATATTTCTTATCGCTGTAATCATGTCAATAAGGCGCTTCATTTCGGTTTCGCACTTCTCGGATATGATATCTTTCTGTATATGCGGCCATGGCTGGATCATTATCGAATCACCCTTAGAATCTTTCGGCCGTGGTATCTGCTGCCATATCTCCTCTGTAATAAAAGGCATAAACGGGTGCAGCATTCTTAGCGATTTTTCCAGCACTTTATACAGCACTACTTGGGTCGTCTTTTCGGTAATCGCTGCCTTGGCTATCTCTATATACCAATCGCAGAACTCGTGCCAGACAAAATCATAAATACTATTTGCCGCCTCATTGAACTTATATTCATCCAGGCACTTCTCCACATCCCTGATAGTAGAGTATAGACGTGAAAGGATCCACCTTTCCGGAAGAGGCAGGTTTTCTGCCTTAAAAAATACACACAGATCTACGTTAATATCATCTTCTTCAAGATTCATCATTATGAATCTTGACGCGTTCCACAGTTTATTGGCAAAATTTCGGCCAAGCTCGAATTTGCTCTCTGATAAAAATACGTCCTGACCCTGGGCCGTTATCGATACTATACTGAAACGAAGCGCGTCGGTGCCATACTTGGCTATCATGTCCAATGGGTCTATGACATTACCCAGAGACTTGGACATCTTGGTTCCGGTTACGTCTCGCACAGTCCCATGTATATAGACATCTTTAAAAGGTATACCACCCATAAACTCCATACCGGCCATTATCATGCGGGCTACCCAGAAAAATATTATCTCCTGCGCGGTAACTAACGAATTCGTCGGATAAAAATATCTTAAGTCCGGGGTTTCTTTAGGCCATCCGAATGTTGAAAAAGGCCACAGCCAGGAAGAGAACCATGTATCCAGAACGTCCGGGTCTTGTTCTATCCTCACAGAGCCGCATTTTACACATGTTTCGGGCCTGGCCTTCGCCACCATTATTTCGTTACAGTCACGGCAATAATATACCGGTATGCGGTGCCCCCACCAGATCTGTCTTGATATGCACCAGTCGCGTATGTTATTCATCCAGTCCAGATAAACCTTGGTCCATCGATCCGGATGAAATTTAATCTTACCTTTTTTGACGGCTTCGATGGCAGGTTTTGCCAAGGGCTTCATCTTCACGAACCACTGCGGTGAGAGCCGCGGCTCAACCATCGTGTGGCAACGATAACAGTGACCTACCGCGTGCCTGTGCGCCTCTGACTTTATAAAGAGCCCGCGATCCTTTAAGTCCTCTATTATGGCTTCACGCGCTTCCAGCCTATCCATGCCATGATAATCCGTATCCGGCAGGTTTATCGTCGCGTCTTCGTGCATCACGTTTATCTGCCCCAGGCCGTATTTCTGCCCTAATTCGAAGTCCACAGGGTCGTGCGCAGGCGTTACTTTAAGCGCCCCTGTGCCGAACTTCATATCGACCAAAGGATCGAATATCACCTTTAGCTCTCTATTCAGTATCGGCAATAAAATTGTTTTATCTTTTAATTCTTTATAACGCTTGTCTTTGGGGTTCACCGCTACAGCGACATCGCCCAGCATAGTCTCGGGCCTCGTCGTCGCTACCACAACAAATTCTTTCGATCCCTTTATTGGATATTTTATGTGGTAAAGCATCCCTTCTATGTCTTTATGCTGCGACTCTTCGTCTGATAGAGCCGTCTGGCAGCGAGGGCACCAATTTATTATATAGTTGCCTCTATATATGAGCCCTTTTTCGTATAATTTTACGAATACTTCCAATACCGCTTCCGAAAGCCCTTCATCCATTGTAAAACGTGTTCGCTGCCAATCGCATGAACATCCGAGCTTCTTAAGCTGCCTTATTATGGTGGAGCCATACTCTTCGCGCCACTTCCATACCTCTTCTATAAACTTATCCCGGCCGAGATCCTGGCGCTTCATGCCGCCTTTGGCAAGCTTCTTCTCAACAACATTCTGCGTGGCAATTCCGGCATGATCGGTTCCAGGCATCCATTCAGCCTCAAAGCCCTGCATGCGTTTAAAGCGTATTAATATGTCCTGTATTGTATTATTTAGAGCGTGGCCCATATGAAGGATTCCGGTAATATTGGGAGGGGGTATGACTATCGAATATGGCTTCTTTTTGGGATCGGGTTTGCCAGAAAAAAAACCCTTCTCTTCCCACATCTTGTATATAGAGTCCTCGATGACCTGAGGATTATATGCCTTTGGCAATTCTCTCATTATGGCTAACCGCTTATGTACTTGTTCAATAATGCCATCGCTTTTTCGTTGTCACTGGTCTGGAGCACCATTCTTGAAGAGCCTTTGGTATCGCATGTGCACGGAGTTATATATGTATATTTTATATCTATGTTGTTCTCTTTCATCTCTGTGGCCACTACCTTAAACGCGCCGGGTTTATTTTCCAGATCGACTAAAAGAACCTCTGTCTCTTTTACCATCTTATACTTCTTTTTCTTAAGCTCATTGATAATAACCAGATTTGCATTCGTAATAAGAAAGACTTTGCCGGTGATGCCCGCTTCATAACCAAGGACGGCCTCGATATTTATACCTTTATTGGCGAGCATCATGGCGACGTCGGCCAATATACCGACCTTGTTCCTGGTCGTTATCGTTATCTCTTCACCTATCATGATGTTCTTTATCATAATAGCTCCTTTACTTGATTGCCTGTTGTTCCTCTTTCAGGGCCTGGGACTGGTCCGGGCCCTTTAATTTTTCCGATATCTTCTTTGAAACAAACGCGGCGAGATCCGCGTTGCCGGAAGCGACATCTACCTGCGACTTATCAGCCTCCCAGGCCGTAACCAGTATCCCGACCTGCGTCGTATCTATAGAAGAACGGAACGAGCCCTGCAGATTATCGGCTACTATAAATTTCTGCTTCGTATTTTCACGGACAATCGCCTTCATATCGGAAAGCATCTCTTTTATTTTGGCAACACACACATCGCTTGATATATCATATTGCTGCGTTTGCCTGGTCTTGGAATTTTTCACGTCGGCGATCGATATGCCCAATATCTCCTGCCTCAACTGCGCACCAGAACATCCGCACAATCCCAAAACCAGCAGTATCGCTATTATTTTCTTCATTTTTTTGAATCCTTTAACAGTTTGTATTCTATAGAATCGACAAGGGCGAACCAGGATGCTTCGATAACGTTTTCTGACACTCCAATGGTCCACCATGAATCATCTTTATCCTGCGACTGAATGAGAACGCGCACGCGCGCGGCGGTGCCCTCTTTCTCGTCCAGGACCCTGACCTTATAATCGATGAGATGCATCTGGGCCAATCGAGGATAGAATTTTTTAAGTGCTTTACGCAAAGCGCTGTCAAGCGCGTTTACAGGCCCGTCGCCAAGCGATGCGGTGTGCTCGAGCTCCTTACCCACTTTAAGCTTAATTGTCGCCTCACTCAACATTTTGCCGCCTTTATTCTTCTCCATGATTACACGGAAACTCTCAAGCTCAAAAAAATCCTTGAATGTCTTCATTACGCGCTTTATCAGAAGTTCGAGCGAGGCTTCGGCAGCTTCAAAATGATAGCCGCGGTTCTCCATCTCCTGCAGAACTTTTAAGATCGCCTTCGATTTTTCCGCGTCTTTGCCCAAGTCGAGATTAAGATCCTGCGCCTTCTTGATAATGGTAGACTTGCCGGATAGTTCGGATATCAAAAGCCGCCTATGGTTGCCCACTCTGGCGGGATCGACGTGTTCATAAGTCTTTGGATTTTTCAAAATGGCATTTACGTGGACACCGGCCTTATGGGCAAACGCGCTATTCCCCGCGAAAGGCTGGTTGTCCTGTAATTTCATATTGGAAATTTCAGCGACAAAGTGGGCTATTTCGGTTAACTCCCTTAACGCAAAATCGGATACGCAATTAATGCCGAGTTTCAGTTTAAGGTTAGCGATGATCGAAACAAGGTTGGCGTTCCCGCACCTTTCGCCATAACCGTTGATGGTGCCGTGCGCCTGGACGCAGCCGGCCTGAATAGCGGCTACGGAATTCGCTACAGCCATTTCGATATCATTGTGCGCATGTATACCAAGAGGTGTTTTAATGACCAGCTTAACCTCTTTGACTATCTCAAATACCTGGCTCGTTATAGTGCCGCCATTTGTATCGCACAAAATGATCCTCGCCGCGCCCGCGTCTTGGGCGGCTTTTAACGTCTTTAAAGCGTATTCTTTATTACCCTTGTAACCGTCAAAAAAGTGTTCGGCATCATAAAACACGGTCTTACCTTTTGACTTCAAGAATTTAACGGAGTCCGATATCATCTTAAGGTTTTCGCCCAGATCGACCTTAAAGACGTCCCTTACATGAAGATCCCATGATTTGCCGAAAATAGTTACATATTTAGTACCAGCTGACAAAAGTCCTTTCAGAATCTTATCAGAGCCAGCCTTGGATTTTGCGTAACGCGTAGAGCCAAACGCGACAATATGCGAATTCTTCAGCTTAAGGCTCTTCGCCTTCTTAAAAAATTCCATATCTTTAGGATTAGCTCCGGGCCAGCCCCCTTCGATAAAATCCACGCCAAGCTCGTCGAGTTTTTCACAGATCTTTAGCTTGTCGGCGACAGAAAAGGAGATGCCTTCGGATTGAGCGCCATCCCTTAAAGTCGTATCATAAAGTTCTATCTTGGCCATCTGATCCTCTTTAAATTCCAAATCACAATTATTTCTTCGCTTTATTTAACCTGAACTTTGCGTGAATTGCCCTTACGGCTGCTTCGCCCATATTCTTTTTTACAACGCATGATATCTTTATTTCGCTGGTAGATATCATCTCTATATTGATGCCTTCCGCGGCCAGGGCTTCGAACATATCTGCGGCAACACCGGAGTGGCTTCTCATTCCTATACCGACTATAGAAACCTTAGCGATATCCTTATCCACGGTAACATCACCCGCGCCTACCTTCGCCGAAACTTCTTTCGCGCATTTTATCGTCTTATTGAGCTCGGTACCCATAACGGTAAAAGATAAGTCGGTCGCGCCCGTCCTCGAGACGTTCTGGATGATCATATCGACATTGATGTTATTTTTGGCTATATACTTGAATATTTTGGCCGCAATACCCGGCTTGTCCGGAACATCGCAGATAGTGACTTTTGCCTCGTCTTTATTTAACGCCACACCGGAAACCACCATATGCTCCATAGCCTTTACCTCCCTGGAAATTATAGTACCTGTCTTTTCGGAAAAACTCGACCTTACGTGTATGGGGACGCCAAACTTCATCGCGAATTCTATTGAGCGCGGCTGCAGCACCTGGGCGCCCAATGAAGCGAGCTCAAACATCTCTTCATAACTTATCTTCTCTATCTTTCTTGCGTCTTTTGCAATTCTTGGATCCGTGGTAAATACACCCTCGACATCGGTATACATCTCACACATCTTCGCGTTCAAAACTTTCGCAAGCGCGACAGCGGTAAGATTGGACCCTCCGCGGCCTAAAGTGGTTATATCCTGGTTAACGTTCATGCCCTGGAAGCCGGCGACTATTACTATCCTGCCTCTTTTAAGCTCTTTCACTATTCGCTTGGCGTCAATATCGATTATGCGCGCCTTAGTATAGGAGTTATCGGTGATGATCCCTACCTGGGAGCCCGTAAAAGATATCGCGTCTTTACCCAGCTTATGGGTAGCCATGGCCAGAAGAGCGCATGACACCTGCTCGCCGGTAGACAAAAGCATGTCGAGCTCTCTATCGGGCGGGTTCATAGAGATCTTCAGGGCCATATCCATCAGATTATCCGTGGTATCGCCCAATGCGGATACTATGACAACAACATCGTATCCGGCCTTAGCCGTCTTGACGACTCTTTTCGCGACATTCTGGATCCTTGAAATATCCGCGACGCTCGTCCCGCCGTACTTTTGAACAATAATGCCTTTAGACATATCTATCCCGTAACCTCTTTAGTTTTAATCAGCGCGCTCGTCAATGCGGCGCCCGATTTAAATATTATATTACTCAGCTTGGCATTCGCCTCACTGAAGGTTGCAAAGCCATTATGAGAAACGCCCTTGCCTGCCATAACAAAAGGCGCCGGATCCGAGACATGCGTCCTTACAGCCACCGGCGTGGCATGGTCCGACAAAACCATTATTCTGAAATCGTCCGTCTCCTTCAGGTAATTCCATACCGCACCCACAACATATCTATCAAAATTTTCTATAGCGGTAATTTTTGCCCTCACATCCCCGTTGTGCCCTGCTTCATCAGGAGCTTCAACATGTACAAATATAAAATCTCTCTTCTTTAAGGAATTAACCGCGCACTCGCCCTTACCCTGATAGTTGGTGTCATAATATCCGGTAGCGCCCGGAACATCTATAAGCTCAAGGCCTGTGAGCCTGCCTAAACCATTAACAAGATCTACGGCGGAAATGACAGACCCATCCATGCCAAACATGCCTTTGAAGCTGGGCATATTGGGATTTGTCCCCTGGCCCCACAACCATATCATATTCGCGGGATTCTCTTTAAGGTCGACCCTGACTCTGTTTATTTCATGTTTTTCCAAAAGAGATTTTGAATTTTCCATTAATTTCATAAGAATCCCTGCGCCCTTGCCCTTAGGAAGATGCTTACCTATGCCCTTGCCGGTTATATCGTGCGGCGGTGTGCAGGAAGTCTTCATAAGGTCATTTAGATCATCGCGCGATCTCGTCTTTATTACTACGAGATTTCTGTAGCTTTTACCATGATAAAATTTTATCTTATCGCTTCCTAATTTTTTATCCAGAAATTCCATCAGTATCTTTGACTCATTGTCCCTGATGTGCCCGGAACTATAATCGGCCATCGTATCATTGTTAGCCGTTATAAGATTGCACCTAAAAGCCACTTCGTTTTCGGCTATCTCTACGCCTATATTTGCCGCTTCAAGAGGTCCGCGCCCCGTATAGTATGCCTTCGGGTCATATCCTAAAATTGAAAGATTCGCGACATCGCTCGCGGGCTTCATGCCGCGCGGCACGGTCTTCACAAGGCCTATCATGCCTTTTTTGGCGATCTGGTTCATGTTGGGGATCTTCGCTACATCAAGCGGGGTCTTCTTGCCCAACTCTTCTATCGGATAATCGCTCATCCCGTCGCCGACTAAAATAGCTACTTTCAACCCTCTATCTCCTTCAGTATCTTGTCCAATTTTGGTTCCAGAACCTTCGGTTTCTCAACGCTTGCAATCGCCCTGTCCGGGTCTTTCAGTCCATGGCCGGTGAGCACACATACGATTTTTATTTTTCCGGCCCCTTTGAAATATTCTTTTTTAGCAAGCTTCAAGATTCCCGCGACGCTTGCCGCGCTTGCGGGCTCGGCGAATACGCCTTCTTTTTCCGCGAGCAGCTTATACGCGGCGAGTATCTCATCATCAGTAACGCTGTCTATCAATCCGCCCGAAGCATCCCGCGCGGCCTCGGCTTGTTTCCAACTGGCGGGATTTCCTATCCTTATCGCCGTCGCTATCGTTTTCGGATCTTTTACCGGATGGCCCAGCACTATCGGAGCCGCGCCAT includes the following:
- the cimA gene encoding citramalate synthase, which gives rise to MAKIELYDTTLRDGAQSEGISFSVADKLKICEKLDELGVDFIEGGWPGANPKDMEFFKKAKSLKLKNSHIVAFGSTRYAKSKAGSDKILKGLLSAGTKYVTIFGKSWDLHVRDVFKVDLGENLKMISDSVKFLKSKGKTVFYDAEHFFDGYKGNKEYALKTLKAAQDAGAARIILCDTNGGTITSQVFEIVKEVKLVIKTPLGIHAHNDIEMAVANSVAAIQAGCVQAHGTINGYGERCGNANLVSIIANLKLKLGINCVSDFALRELTEIAHFVAEISNMKLQDNQPFAGNSAFAHKAGVHVNAILKNPKTYEHVDPARVGNHRRLLISELSGKSTIIKKAQDLNLDLGKDAEKSKAILKVLQEMENRGYHFEAAEASLELLIKRVMKTFKDFFELESFRVIMEKNKGGKMLSEATIKLKVGKELEHTASLGDGPVNALDSALRKALKKFYPRLAQMHLIDYKVRVLDEKEGTAARVRVLIQSQDKDDSWWTIGVSENVIEASWFALVDSIEYKLLKDSKK
- a CDS encoding cofactor-independent phosphoglycerate mutase, which encodes MKVAILVGDGMSDYPIEELGKKTPLDVAKIPNMNQIAKKGMIGLVKTVPRGMKPASDVANLSILGYDPKAYYTGRGPLEAANIGVEIAENEVAFRCNLITANNDTMADYSSGHIRDNESKILMEFLDKKLGSDKIKFYHGKSYRNLVVIKTRSRDDLNDLMKTSCTPPHDITGKGIGKHLPKGKGAGILMKLMENSKSLLEKHEINRVRVDLKENPANMIWLWGQGTNPNMPSFKGMFGMDGSVISAVDLVNGLGRLTGLELIDVPGATGYYDTNYQGKGECAVNSLKKRDFIFVHVEAPDEAGHNGDVRAKITAIENFDRYVVGAVWNYLKETDDFRIMVLSDHATPVAVRTHVSDPAPFVMAGKGVSHNGFATFSEANAKLSNIIFKSGAALTSALIKTKEVTG
- a CDS encoding aspartate kinase; amino-acid sequence: MSKGIIVQKYGGTSVADISRIQNVAKRVVKTAKAGYDVVVIVSALGDTTDNLMDMALKISMNPPDRELDMLLSTGEQVSCALLAMATHKLGKDAISFTGSQVGIITDNSYTKARIIDIDAKRIVKELKRGRIVIVAGFQGMNVNQDITTLGRGGSNLTAVALAKVLNAKMCEMYTDVEGVFTTDPRIAKDARKIEKISYEEMFELASLGAQVLQPRSIEFAMKFGVPIHVRSSFSEKTGTIISREVKAMEHMVVSGVALNKDEAKVTICDVPDKPGIAAKIFKYIAKNNINVDMIIQNVSRTGATDLSFTVMGTELNKTIKCAKEVSAKVGAGDVTVDKDIAKVSIVGIGMRSHSGVAADMFEALAAEGINIEMISTSEIKISCVVKKNMGEAAVRAIHAKFRLNKAKK
- a CDS encoding valine--tRNA ligase — encoded protein: MRELPKAYNPQVIEDSIYKMWEEKGFFSGKPDPKKKPYSIVIPPPNITGILHMGHALNNTIQDILIRFKRMQGFEAEWMPGTDHAGIATQNVVEKKLAKGGMKRQDLGRDKFIEEVWKWREEYGSTIIRQLKKLGCSCDWQRTRFTMDEGLSEAVLEVFVKLYEKGLIYRGNYIINWCPRCQTALSDEESQHKDIEGMLYHIKYPIKGSKEFVVVATTRPETMLGDVAVAVNPKDKRYKELKDKTILLPILNRELKVIFDPLVDMKFGTGALKVTPAHDPVDFELGQKYGLGQINVMHEDATINLPDTDYHGMDRLEAREAIIEDLKDRGLFIKSEAHRHAVGHCYRCHTMVEPRLSPQWFVKMKPLAKPAIEAVKKGKIKFHPDRWTKVYLDWMNNIRDWCISRQIWWGHRIPVYYCRDCNEIMVAKARPETCVKCGSVRIEQDPDVLDTWFSSWLWPFSTFGWPKETPDLRYFYPTNSLVTAQEIIFFWVARMIMAGMEFMGGIPFKDVYIHGTVRDVTGTKMSKSLGNVIDPLDMIAKYGTDALRFSIVSITAQGQDVFLSESKFELGRNFANKLWNASRFIMMNLEEDDINVDLCVFFKAENLPLPERWILSRLYSTIRDVEKCLDEYKFNEAANSIYDFVWHEFCDWYIEIAKAAITEKTTQVVLYKVLEKSLRMLHPFMPFITEEIWQQIPRPKDSKGDSIMIQPWPHIQKDIISEKCETEMKRLIDMITAIRNIRSVWNIEPRLEMKAFVNIHDKKEDEFLCDNTEFIKRLSRLSELTVGRVQKPKSSAAAIVGKSEIYIPLEGLIDFDKEAQRLEKEEDRIACEIKSISARLKDKNFTGKAPEEVVERQRARKTELELQIKKLKDNLKNIE